The following proteins are co-located in the Solanum pennellii chromosome 1, SPENNV200 genome:
- the LOC107006148 gene encoding histone H3.2 yields MARTKQTARKSTGGKAPRKQLATKAARKSAPATGGVKKPHRFRPGTVALREIRKYQKSTELLIRKLPFQRLVREIAQDFKTDLRFQSSAVAALQEAAEAYLVGLFEDTNLCAIHAKRVTIMPKDIQLARRIRGERA; encoded by the coding sequence ATGGCTCGTACCAAGCAAACTGCCCGTAAATCAACTGGTGGAAAGGCTCCAAGGAAGCAGCTAGCCACCAAGGCTGCCAGAAAGTCAGCTCCGGCCACCGGAGGAGTGAAGAAGCCTCACCGTTTCAGGCCAGGAACTGTGGCTCTAAGAGAAATCAGGAAATACCAAAAGTCAACCGAGTTGTTGATCAGGAAGCTCCCATTTCAGAGGCTAGTGAGAGAAATTGCTCAGGATTTTAAAACAGATCTGAGGTTTCAGAGCAGTGCTGTGGCTGCTCTACAAGAGGCTGCTGAGGCCTACCTTGTTGGGCTCTTTGAAGATACCAATCTCTGTGCAATCCATGCCAAGAGGGTAACTATCATGCCCAAGGATATTCAGCTTGCTAGGAGGATTCGTGGAGAAAGGGCTTAG